The following are encoded in a window of Sminthopsis crassicaudata isolate SCR6 chromosome 3, ASM4859323v1, whole genome shotgun sequence genomic DNA:
- the MECR gene encoding enoyl-[acyl-carrier-protein] reductase, mitochondrial isoform X2, giving the protein MKMLAAPINPADINMIQGTYAILPALPAVGGNEGVGQVLEVGRAVTTLKPGDWAIPADAGLGTWRTEAVISEEALIGVPSDIPLLCAATLSVNPCTAYRMLCDFEQLRPGDSVIQNAANSGVGQAVIQIAAALGLKTINVVRDRPDLPQLVDRLKALGAEHVFTEEALRRPEIKDFFQTFPRPQLALNCVGGKSSTELMRHLGHGGTMVTYGGMAKQPVTASVSSFIFKDIKLRGFWMSQWKKDRGADQFKEMILTLCDFVRRGQLMAPACSEVPLKDYQVALEASMKPFISSKQILTM; this is encoded by the exons ATGAAGATGCTGGCGGCCCCCATCAATCCAGCCGACATAAATATGATCCAAG GGACATATGCCATCCTTCCTGCGCTGCCCGCGGTCGGAGGGAACGAAGGGGTTGGCCAGGTGTTGGAAGTTGGCAGAGCTGTGACCACACTGAAGCCTGGGGACTGGGCGATCCCGGCTGACGCGGGCCTTG GAACCTGGCGGACTGAGGCTGTAATCAGTGAAGAGGCCCTGATCGGCGTCCCAAGTGACATTCCCCTGCTTTGTGCAGCCACCCTGAGCGTCAACCCCTGCACTGCCTATAGGATGCTGTGCGACTTTGAGCAGCTGCGCCCAG GAGATTCTGTCATCCAGAACGCAGCCAACAGTGGAGTGGGGCAAGCCGTCATTCAGATCGCTGCAGCTTTGGGCTTGAAAACCATCAACGTGGTCCGAGACAG ACCGGACCTGCCACAGCTGGTGGACAGACTGAAGGCTCTGGGGGCTGAACACGTCTTCACAGAGGAGGCCCTGAGAAGGCCAGAGATCAAGGACTTCTTCCAG ACCTTTCCTCGGCCACAACTTGCGCTCAATTGTGTTGGTGGGAAGAGTTCCACTGAGCTGATGCGACACCTGGG GCATGGAGGTACCATGGTGACCTACGGAGGGATGGCCAAGCAGCCAGTCACAGCGTCGGTG AGCTCATTCATTTTTAAGGACATCAAGCTCCGGGGCTTCTGGATGTCTCAGTGGAAGAAAGACCGAGGTGCAG ACCAGTTCAAGGAGATGATCCTCACCCTGTGTGACTTTGTCCGCCGAGGGCAGCTCATGGCTCCGGCCTGCTCAGAAGTCCCACTGAAAGATTACCAGGTAGCTCTGGAAGCCTCCATGAAGCCCTTCATTTCCTCAAAGCAGATTCTCACCATGTAA
- the MECR gene encoding enoyl-[acyl-carrier-protein] reductase, mitochondrial isoform X1, with product MWALRVVPGRLRPRPRRGPQRDAVRRLAFSSSRPAAGGAAGVRALVYAQHGEPVKVVELKNQELRPLGKSDIRMKMLAAPINPADINMIQGTYAILPALPAVGGNEGVGQVLEVGRAVTTLKPGDWAIPADAGLGTWRTEAVISEEALIGVPSDIPLLCAATLSVNPCTAYRMLCDFEQLRPGDSVIQNAANSGVGQAVIQIAAALGLKTINVVRDRPDLPQLVDRLKALGAEHVFTEEALRRPEIKDFFQTFPRPQLALNCVGGKSSTELMRHLGHGGTMVTYGGMAKQPVTASVSSFIFKDIKLRGFWMSQWKKDRGADQFKEMILTLCDFVRRGQLMAPACSEVPLKDYQVALEASMKPFISSKQILTM from the exons ATGTGGGCGCTGCGGGTGGTTCCGGGACGGCTCCGGCCGCGGCCCCGGCGGGGGCCCCAGCGCGACGCGGTCCGACGCTTGGCCTTCTCGTCCTCGCGCCCCGCGGCAGGCGGCGCCGCCGGGGTCCGGGCGCTGGTCTATGCGCAGCACGGGGAGCCGGTCAAGGTCGTTGA ACTGAAGAACCAGGAGCTAAGGCCTCTGGGCAAGTCTGACATCCGGATGAAGATGCTGGCGGCCCCCATCAATCCAGCCGACATAAATATGATCCAAG GGACATATGCCATCCTTCCTGCGCTGCCCGCGGTCGGAGGGAACGAAGGGGTTGGCCAGGTGTTGGAAGTTGGCAGAGCTGTGACCACACTGAAGCCTGGGGACTGGGCGATCCCGGCTGACGCGGGCCTTG GAACCTGGCGGACTGAGGCTGTAATCAGTGAAGAGGCCCTGATCGGCGTCCCAAGTGACATTCCCCTGCTTTGTGCAGCCACCCTGAGCGTCAACCCCTGCACTGCCTATAGGATGCTGTGCGACTTTGAGCAGCTGCGCCCAG GAGATTCTGTCATCCAGAACGCAGCCAACAGTGGAGTGGGGCAAGCCGTCATTCAGATCGCTGCAGCTTTGGGCTTGAAAACCATCAACGTGGTCCGAGACAG ACCGGACCTGCCACAGCTGGTGGACAGACTGAAGGCTCTGGGGGCTGAACACGTCTTCACAGAGGAGGCCCTGAGAAGGCCAGAGATCAAGGACTTCTTCCAG ACCTTTCCTCGGCCACAACTTGCGCTCAATTGTGTTGGTGGGAAGAGTTCCACTGAGCTGATGCGACACCTGGG GCATGGAGGTACCATGGTGACCTACGGAGGGATGGCCAAGCAGCCAGTCACAGCGTCGGTG AGCTCATTCATTTTTAAGGACATCAAGCTCCGGGGCTTCTGGATGTCTCAGTGGAAGAAAGACCGAGGTGCAG ACCAGTTCAAGGAGATGATCCTCACCCTGTGTGACTTTGTCCGCCGAGGGCAGCTCATGGCTCCGGCCTGCTCAGAAGTCCCACTGAAAGATTACCAGGTAGCTCTGGAAGCCTCCATGAAGCCCTTCATTTCCTCAAAGCAGATTCTCACCATGTAA